TTTAACCAAGAGGCGGGACTTACTGCATAAAGAAGAAAAATAACGAAATGGTAGATCTGGATGAGTGTGACTGCTGCTCCATCTATTTCATTTTAATTTTAGCGGGTAGTGAAATTCTATTATTGCCTCTGTTCGGAAATAAGTGACTTGTTTTAGTTTTAATTTCAAATTTAACATTGTGAGGGAGTATAATATTGTCCGAGAATAATGAGATGAAAGTACTTTTTATAACCAAACTGAGCATCACATTGATGTCAAAAAAAGTGAGCACCGCATTTTCACATGTCAAAAAAGTGTATgtctcacccgcaaaaaaaaagtgtATGTCTGGTCAGAGTTCAAAAAATTGACTGTGTGAATTTAGTAGTACTCTCTCCGTCATACCTGGCCAAACCTCAGGccaggcctagccaagcccgagtcAAAAAATCTAGGTCCGAGCCCGGCCCAGCCCGGCCCGAACACGTAAAAGCCCGCCGGGCCTCAAGCCTCAGGCCGGGCCCCTTCAAAAAACTGCAAAAACGACGGGCCCGGGCCCAGCCCGGCCAGGccatcgggctcaaaatctaggcccgagcccgatccgggagcagcgtcgggccgggccgggtcgggctttttcgggccgggctgCTCATGGCTAGGACTACTCTCCGTTCATTAATATATGATGTTTTGACTTTTTTCTAAATTGAATGTATCTCATTGTTCATCTATTTCAGTCCGTATATAATCCCTATTGAAATATAcaaaacatcttataatagtgaacggGCGGAGTAGTACATATTAAATACACATTAAAGTGTACATTTTGGTGATTTTTCTATGTGTATAGACCCAGGTTGATGAAACTATTCGACGTTAATGCGTTGCTCCCCTTTTGATTTGGCTTGGCCCTGGGCGTAGAAGCACAAGTGTCATTCCTATAATATATATCGTCTAGTTGCCATAAGAATCTTTTGGGGCCGTATCCACATCGGGCGGTTGTCCTTCTCTTTTCAAATACATGCCCTCCATGAGcttttataagacgttttaggtAACCATGCCACAAAGACAAAGACAACTAAGAAAAAGGTGCAGATAACTAGTGAACCCTTGAAAAGAAGTATAGATAATACATGATTGTGCAATCTTTGAGTAAAACATATGtaagaagtactccctccatttactattATAAAATGTTTTAATATATTTTTAATCGAATGTGCATAGATGCATTTTAACGTGTTTGTTCACTTATTTCAATTCGTATATAGGTTGTATTAAAATATCCAAACCATCTTGGaatagtgaacggagggagtatttgttttaGCAGGAAGTGTATCGATACTGAAAATGGAATCCACCAAGGGTATCACATATATTTTATCTTTTTATTTCACCGTTTTGCAGTTAAAAATCGGAAGCCATGTAGCAAATACTACATGCTccttctgtaaagaaatataagactgTTTAGATTATTACTTAGGGAGTACAAACAAATACGCCCCGCTCAAAACATAATAAAAATACAAACATAAGCAAATTCAGATGGCACGGCAGACGACAATCCCAAGCTCATAGTGTCACGTAGCATATGTCCCTATTCGAGTATTGTCAGTCTACTGTCAAATTTATCAGAAATTTTGAAATCTCCTGAAGAATTGCTGCACCATGCATGCGTTGTCAAAATTCATACTGTATCTGCTTTGACATGGCTGAATTACTGAACCGAACGCAGGGCATGATCCTGCTGACGCTGTCAGTCACCGTGCCGGCACTGAAACCGCCGGCGTGCGACGGCGCCGCCTGCCCGCGCGCCTCCGCGCTGCAGCTGGGCGTCTACTTCGGCGGGCTGTACACCATCGCTCTGGGCCACGGCGGTACCAAGCCCAACATCTCCACCATCGGCGCCGACCAGTTCGACGACTTCGACCCGGCGGAGAAGCTGCACAAGCTCTCCTTCTTCAACTGGTGGATGTTCACCATCTTCCTGGGCATCCTCTTCTCCAGCACCGTCCTCGTCTACCTCCAGGACAACGTCAGCTGGACGGTCGGCTACGGCATCCCCACGCTTGGGCTACTCGTCTCCGTCGTCATCTTCCTTGCTGGCACGCCCATGTACCGCCACAAGGCGCCGCAGGGCAGTCCGTTCACGAGCATGGGAAGGGTGATCGCCGCGGCCGTGTGGAAGCGCGGCATGACGCTGCCCGACGACGCCAAGGAGCTCCACGAGCTAGAGCTGGAGCACTACACCAGCAGGAGGAGGTTCCGCATGGACGCCACCGACTCTATGAGGTTCCTCAACAAGGCGGCGGTCAAGGTTAATCCCGGGGACGCCGACGGCGGGCTGGCGCCGGCCCGGCTTCCCCCGTGGACTCTGTGCACGGTGACGCATGTGGAGGAGACGAAGCAGATCGCTAAGCTTGTGCCGCTGCTGTTCACCTTGGTCGTCCCGTGCACGCTCGTCGCGCAGGCGAACACGCTCTTCGTCAAGCAGGGCGCGACGCTGGACCGGCGCCTGGGCGCGTTCCTGGTGCCCCCGGCGAGCCTCGGCGCGTTCATCACGCTTACCATGCTCATCTGCGTCGCGCTCTACGACCGCGCCTTCGTGCCCGCCGTCCGGAGGCGCACCAAGAACCCGAGGGGGATCACGCTGCTGCAGCGGATCGGGGCCGGGATGCTGCTCCAGGTGGTGACCATGGTGGTCACGGCAGGGATCGAGAACCGGAGGCTGAGCTTCGCAAGGGGCCATGGACCTGACGCCGCCGGCGTGCTTCCCCTGACCATCTTCGTGCTGCTGCCGCAGTTCGTGCTCTTGGGCGCCGCCGACGCGCTCCTGGTAGTGGGGCAGGTGGAGTTCTTCTATGACCAGGCGCCGGAGAGCATGAAGAGCCTTGGCACGGCGCTGTCCCTCATAGCCTATGGCGCCGGCAACGTCCTCAGCAGCGCCATCCTCTCCCTGGTCGGGCGTGTTACTGCGAAGAGGGGGAGCCCGTGGGTGACCAACAATCTCAACGCCTCGCGGCTCGACTACTACTACGCGCTCCTCACCGTGCTCGCCGCGGTGAACCTGTCGGTGTTCCTTGCGCTGAGCGGAAGGTACAAGTATCGATCGGAGTCGAGGGAGACGATTGATGTCGACGTGCAGGGCGG
The sequence above is a segment of the Triticum dicoccoides isolate Atlit2015 ecotype Zavitan chromosome 1A, WEW_v2.0, whole genome shotgun sequence genome. Coding sequences within it:
- the LOC119268574 gene encoding protein NRT1/ PTR FAMILY 5.2-like, producing the protein MENGEGAYAQDGSVDLRGNPVLRSKRGGWTACAFIVVYELFERMAYYGIASNLVMYMTNRLHQGTVEASNNVTNWSGTVFLTPLIGAVLADAYLGRYWTFVAGSAIYLMGMILLTLSVTVPALKPPACDGAACPRASALQLGVYFGGLYTIALGHGGTKPNISTIGADQFDDFDPAEKLHKLSFFNWWMFTIFLGILFSSTVLVYLQDNVSWTVGYGIPTLGLLVSVVIFLAGTPMYRHKAPQGSPFTSMGRVIAAAVWKRGMTLPDDAKELHELELEHYTSRRRFRMDATDSMRFLNKAAVKVNPGDADGGLAPARLPPWTLCTVTHVEETKQIAKLVPLLFTLVVPCTLVAQANTLFVKQGATLDRRLGAFLVPPASLGAFITLTMLICVALYDRAFVPAVRRRTKNPRGITLLQRIGAGMLLQVVTMVVTAGIENRRLSFARGHGPDAAGVLPLTIFVLLPQFVLLGAADALLVVGQVEFFYDQAPESMKSLGTALSLIAYGAGNVLSSAILSLVGRVTAKRGSPWVTNNLNASRLDYYYALLTVLAAVNLSVFLALSGRYKYRSESRETIDVDVQGGPVRLHSEPAPVA